Proteins from a single region of Primulina tabacum isolate GXHZ01 chromosome 5, ASM2559414v2, whole genome shotgun sequence:
- the LOC142544156 gene encoding uncharacterized protein LOC142544156, with protein MRILSWFTGKGDGNGSKREEPIPASKSDPKTVPEVPGRNGAIEVRKPDQLPAEISVFEFGCVAATADKVTLAGFCPVSDELEPCRWEILPASGAEAPQFRVVF; from the coding sequence ATGCGAATTCTCTCGTGGTTCACCGGAAAAGGTGACGGTAATGGAAGCAAGCGGGAGGAACCGATTCCGGCCTCTAAATCCGACCCCAAAACGGTGCCAGAGGTCCCCGGCAGGAACGGAGCTATAGAGGTTCGGAAACCCGACCAGCTTCCCGCTGAAATATCGGTGTTCGAGTTCGGTTGTGTCGCTGCCACCGCTGACAAGGTGACTCTGGCGGGGTTTTGCCCCGTATCTGACGAGCTCGAACCTTGTCGTTGGGAGATTCTGCCGGCAAGCGGCGCCGAGGCGCCACAATTCCGTGTTGTCTTTTGA
- the LOC142546901 gene encoding uncharacterized protein LOC142546901 isoform X2, translating into MADGVGSSDGLLSRNSAQFFRKLWHLNIQNKIKIFIWKAIHAVLPSNLHLVARGISIDTSRPRCHYFPEHSFHALWNFSGAKYVWSESAMWLILARFKGRSFMDLGSVAMVSWSIWLDRNQLVHQGKALPPKDVVRASSPWEQFLACQPMVSPKTSLPSMHTSWCSRSSGIVKINVDVAVSRGIQPVGIGVVARNEQGIVLITRPLCLDGVFSAYVAELLAARGGNLKTIGTMSSSRPTLAMLQDLYLIHFSMRMMKPLYPLFVISDRGYQAYKSNIVDARLMRLLQSWQGVKKISQGS; encoded by the exons ATGGCAGATGGAGTTGGAAGTAGTGACGGTTTATTATCAAGGAATAGTGCACAATTCTTCCGAAAACTTTGGCACTTGAACATtcaaaacaaaatcaaaatctttatCTGGAAGGCCATCCATGCGGTATTACCTTCTAATCTTCATCTGGTAGCAAGGGGCATTTCCATTGACACCTCTCGTCCGCGCTGCCATTACTTCCCGGAGCATAGTTTTCATGCTCTGTGGAACTTTTCTGGAGCAAAATATGTATGGTCGGAATCGGCAATGTGGTTGATACTCGCTCGTTTTAAGGGTCGATCTTTCATGGATCTAGGCAGTGTTGCAATGGTATCTTGGAGCATTTGGCTTGATAGAAATCAACTTGTACATCAGGGTAAAGCGTTGCCACCTAAGGATGTAGTTCGAGCAAGTTCTCCATGGGAACAATTTCTGGCATGTCAACCAATGGTCTCTCCAAAGACCTCGCTTCCATCTATGCATACTTCTTGGTGTTCACGATCATCAGGGATTGTAAAGATTAATGTTGATGTGGCGGTGTCACGGGGAATTCAGCCGGTGGGTATTGGTGTAGTAGCCAGAAATGAACAAGGAATAGTGTTAATTACTCGGCCTTTGTGCTTAGATGGAGTTTTCTCAGCCTATGTCGCCGAACTACTGGCAGCAAGGGGAGGAAATCTCAAAACCATTGGCACCATGTCATCCTCGAGACCAACGCTAGCAATGTTGCAAGATCTATATCTCATTCACTTCAGTATGCGGATGATGAAGCCATTGTATCCTTTATTCGTCATCTCGGATCGAGGATATCAAGCTTATAAGTCCAACATTGTAGACGCACGGCTAATGAG ACTGCTGCAGAGCTGGCAGGGCGTCAAAAAAATTTCACAAGGGAGCTAG
- the LOC142546901 gene encoding protein RETICULATA-RELATED 4, chloroplastic-like isoform X1, producing the protein MITAVSSHLASQFIVSPCLCNHYFPSSVTYVFLNTHLRRTTLSSNSSPKILSRPSSDIFSSADGSDVGGGDNSDGTVEKKLNRGEALGALAEVGRSLSNIPHDLAVAIESGKIPAMVVHRYFDLENSPVLGWLLRFGGFKERLLADDLFLTKVVIECGVGIFAKTAAELAGRQKNFTRELDFVFADLAMAIIADFMLVWLPAPTVSLQPPLSVNAGYLNKFFYACPDNAFQVAFAGMSYSLLHRIGAIMRNGGKLFVVGTDASLIGTGLTVLLIAARMAIVASFDGETNDLPILPTSVAYGVFMAVSSNLRYQILAGVIEQRILEPLFHEHKFILGTMCFAIRTGNTFLGSLMWVAYAHWIGIQTING; encoded by the exons ATGATTACCGCAGTTTCTTCGCACCTTGCGTCCCAATTCATTGTATCGCCATGTCTGTGCAACCACTACTTCCCATCATCCGTCACCTACGTATTCTTGAATACCCATTTGCGGAGAACTACTCTCTCCTCCAATTCATCGCCAAAAATCCTCTCTCGTCCTTCCTCCGACATCTTCTCCAGTGCTGATGGAAGCGATGTTGGTGGAGGAGATAACAGTGATGGAACTGTGGAGAAGAAGCTAAACAGGGGAGAGGCGCTCGGGGCCTTGGCTGAGGTGGGTAGATCGTTGAGTAATATCCCCCATGATTTGGCTGTTGCCATTGAGTCGGGAAAGATTCCGGCGATGGTAGTTCATCGGTATTTTGACCTCGAGAACTCTCCGGTTCTTGGCTGGTTGCTTCGATTTGGAGGGTTTAAGGAAAGGTTGCTTGCTGATGATCTTTTCTTGACTAAAGTCGTCATCGAGTGTGGTGTTGGAATCTTCGCCAAG ACTGCTGCAGAGCTGGCAGGGCGTCAAAAAAATTTCACAAGGGAGCTAGATTTTGTATTTGCTGACCTG GCAATGGCCATCATCGCAGATTTCATGCTTGTTTGGCTACCAGCCCCTACTGTTTCTCTCCAACCACCTCTGTCTGTAAATGCTGGATATCTCAATAAGTTCTTTTATGCGTGCCCTGATAATGCATTTCAG GTTGCCTTTGCTGGTATGTCCTATTCACTTTTACACAGGATAGGGGCTATAATG AGAAATGGAGGAAAACTATTTGTAGTAGGGACCGATGCATCTCTG ATTGGCACTGGTTTAACAGTTCTGTTAATCGCTGCACGAATGGCAATTGTTGCATCTTTTGATGGTGAAACGAACGATTTACCCATTCTACCAACAAGTGTTGCATATGGGGTCTTTATGGCAGTTTCAAGTAACCTTAG GTACCAAATACTCGCTGGAGTTATAGAACAACGTATTTTAGAACCGTTGTTCCATGAACATAAGTTCATACTAGGGACAATGTGTTTTGCTATTCGAACAGGCAATACCTTTTTGGGATCCCTGAT GTGGGTGGCTTATGCACATTGGATTGGAATCCAAACCATAAATGGATGA